Genomic window (Nitrospirales bacterium LBB_01):
GTTCCAAACAGATTTTTCAGGGAGTGGATAGAGGACAATTACCCGCAGCTGTTTAATAAGGCATTGGAAACTGTGCTATCAAAACAGATGAATGTTGTCTTTAAGGTAGATCAAGCGCAAACTAGCGATATTGTAAAAAAAGACACTTTAATGCAAACCCGCAGAACCAGATTAGCTAATAGAGGTATTCATCTTAATCCAAAATACACGTTTGATAATTTTGTGGTGGGGCCAAGCAATCAGTTTGCGCACGCAGCTGCGCTCGCTGTTGGAGAATCTTTAGGAAAAACATATAATCCGCTTTTTATATACGGTGATGTAGGGCTTGGTAAAACCCATTTGATAAGTGCCATCGGTAACATGGTGATAGACATAGACCCAAATGCCGCCGTTATGTATGTCTCCTCAGAGCAGTTTACCAACGAGGTCGTAGCGGCAATCAGACACGAAAAGATGGGCGAATTGAAGGACAAGTACAGGGGTCTTGATGCTCTGCTTATTGACGACGTCCAGTTCATAGCAAACAAGACGCAGACTCAGGAGGAGTTTTTTCACACGTTTAACGCTCTCTACGAAAAACAGAAACAGATAATAATATCCGCCGACAGACCGCCTAAGGAGCTGACCTCGATAACCGACCGCCTGAAGTCGCGTTTTACGATGGGACTGATTGCTGACATCCAGCCGCCCTCAATTGAACTTAAGGTTGCTATTTTACAAAAAAAGGCGGAAAACCAGAAGATTTTCCTGCAAGATGATATGGCCTACTACCTTGCCTCACGCATCAGGTCTAATATCAGAGAGCTTGAGGGCTGTCTGATAAAACTTGCGGCAAACTCCAACCTCACCGGAAACCCTATTAACATTAATATGGCAAAAGACGTCTTAAAGGACATCTTTGTTGATGATTTTAAGCCAATCAGCGTTGAGCATATACAAAAAACGGTCTGCGAATACTTTAACATAAAACCAATTGACATAAAGGCTAAAAAGCGCACTAAAGAGGTCACAGCCCCCAGACAAGCAGCCATGTACATTATTAAACAACTGACGGATTTATCACTTGGCGATATAGGAAAATCGTTTGGAGGAAAAGACCATGCTACGGTTATTTATGCCTGTAAGCAGGTTGAAAGTAAAATAGACAGCGACGAGAACTTTGCTAAAGTAATAGAACAATTAATTAACAGAATAAAACCATAGTGGAGGTGGTGAGATATGAATTTTAGAATAGACAGCTTTGAGCTGCAAAAGAGGCTCTCTGACATCCAGAGCATCATAGAGAAAAAGGCAACAACGCCTGTGTTAAGTAATTTTTTGTTAACTGTAGGAGCAGAAGGCAGCTCCATATACGCAACTGACCTGGATATGGCCATAAAAGAGCCGATAACGGTAACAAGCGTACAAAAGCCTGGAAAATTCTGTCTCCCTGCAAAAAAGCTATACGAAATAGCACGTGAGATTACAGGCGAGATAACATTTGAGGAGAGTGAAAACAACTGGGTAACGATTAAGGCCGGTAAGAGCTACTTTCGCATAGCCTGTATTGAGAGTGAGGAGTATCCTCAGTGGCCTGAAATTGATGAGGGCAGGCAAATCATAATAGACGCCCGCAATCTGCTTGGCATGATTGAAAAGACTTTTTACAGCGCCGGAGAGGCTGACCCGCGCTATACGCTTAACGGGGTTCTGTTTCATATCTTTGGAGAGCAAAAGAAGATGATGCTGGTAGGCACCGACAGTCACAGACTTGCCGCTATTGAAACCGATATAGATGTTCCTTTTAACGATGAACTAAAACTCATAGTGCCGCGAAAAACCGTAAGTGAGCTAAAGAAATTCCTTACAGGAATTGAGGGTGATATATCTTTTGACATCTCACAAAACCACATCAGGTTTAATATTTTTGAAAAGGAGTTTCTGACTAAGCTGATAGAGGGTTCATATCCAGCATACGACCAGGTGATACCAAAAAATAACGACAAAACAGCGGTGATAGCCCGTGAGGAGTTTATATCGGTCTTAAAAAGAGTTGCCGTTATAAACCGTGACAAAAGTAAAATCATAAAGATAGATATAAGTGAAAATGAGATGGAGATATTTGCTACCGACCCGGAGCTTGGCGAGGCGCGGGATTCTATGGACGTCAGATTTGACAGCGACACGCTGAGTGTCGGCTATAACTCCCGGTACCTGCTTGAGCTTCTGTTAAACAT
Coding sequences:
- the dnaA gene encoding chromosomal replication initiator protein DnaA; translation: MEIEEIWQKVQGVLQESVGGAAFELWFKPVKPLEIKEHSAVLSVPNRFFREWIEDNYPQLFNKALETVLSKQMNVVFKVDQAQTSDIVKKDTLMQTRRTRLANRGIHLNPKYTFDNFVVGPSNQFAHAAALAVGESLGKTYNPLFIYGDVGLGKTHLISAIGNMVIDIDPNAAVMYVSSEQFTNEVVAAIRHEKMGELKDKYRGLDALLIDDVQFIANKTQTQEEFFHTFNALYEKQKQIIISADRPPKELTSITDRLKSRFTMGLIADIQPPSIELKVAILQKKAENQKIFLQDDMAYYLASRIRSNIRELEGCLIKLAANSNLTGNPININMAKDVLKDIFVDDFKPISVEHIQKTVCEYFNIKPIDIKAKKRTKEVTAPRQAAMYIIKQLTDLSLGDIGKSFGGKDHATVIYACKQVESKIDSDENFAKVIEQLINRIKP
- the dnaN gene encoding DNA polymerase III subunit beta; translated protein: MNFRIDSFELQKRLSDIQSIIEKKATTPVLSNFLLTVGAEGSSIYATDLDMAIKEPITVTSVQKPGKFCLPAKKLYEIAREITGEITFEESENNWVTIKAGKSYFRIACIESEEYPQWPEIDEGRQIIIDARNLLGMIEKTFYSAGEADPRYTLNGVLFHIFGEQKKMMLVGTDSHRLAAIETDIDVPFNDELKLIVPRKTVSELKKFLTGIEGDISFDISQNHIRFNIFEKEFLTKLIEGSYPAYDQVIPKNNDKTAVIAREEFISVLKRVAVINRDKSKIIKIDISENEMEIFATDPELGEARDSMDVRFDSDTLSVGYNSRYLLELLLNMETENVVIKFLDSQNPTLFMEEGVERYRCVIMPVRM